From Panicum hallii strain FIL2 chromosome 2, PHallii_v3.1, whole genome shotgun sequence, a single genomic window includes:
- the LOC112880372 gene encoding cysteine-rich and transmembrane domain-containing protein WIH2-like — protein MSYYGQQPPVGVPPQQGYPGKDGYPPAGYPPPGQGYPPQGYPQQGYPPPYAQPPPQQQQSSGPSFMEGCLAALCCCCLLDACF, from the exons atGAGCTACTACGGCCAGCAGCCCCCCGTCGGCGTCCCGCCGCAGCAag GCTACCCGGGGAAGGACGGCTACCCGCCGGCCGGCTACCCTCCGCCGGGGCAGGGCTACCCGCCGCAGGGGTACCCGCAGCAGGGCTACCCACCGCCGTacgcgcagccgccgccccagcagcagcagagcaGCGGGCCTTCCTTCATGGAGGGATG CTTGGCtgccctctgctgctgctgcctcctgGACGCCTGCTTCTGA